The proteins below come from a single Candidatus Delongbacteria bacterium genomic window:
- a CDS encoding Crp/Fnr family transcriptional regulator, which yields MINPLFLRSVLLFEDLADNDLLSVSNAISEKKYLKNNLIIFEEDEGHTLFIIRRGRVKISRINPVGEEVILAILGPTDFFGEVAVIDLGPRSATVTSLDEVELLCIRRKEFLEMMHTHPSIAISLLKLMASRLRKTDMQIVSLSTLDARGRVINTIRSLARDLGRSEGDSRVIHELPLQRDLANMAGTSRETMSRILARLEEEGWLRKASGDLVISDYKAFEKEFGS from the coding sequence ATGATCAATCCATTGTTCCTGCGCAGCGTGCTGCTGTTCGAGGATCTGGCCGACAATGACCTGCTCAGCGTGTCCAACGCCATCTCCGAGAAGAAGTATCTCAAGAACAACCTGATCATCTTCGAGGAGGATGAAGGACACACGCTGTTCATCATCCGCCGTGGTCGGGTCAAGATTTCGCGCATCAACCCCGTGGGCGAAGAAGTGATCCTGGCCATTCTGGGGCCCACCGACTTCTTCGGCGAGGTGGCCGTGATCGATCTGGGGCCGCGCAGCGCCACCGTGACCTCCCTGGACGAGGTGGAACTGCTCTGCATCCGTCGCAAGGAGTTCCTTGAGATGATGCACACCCACCCCAGCATCGCGATCAGTCTGCTCAAGCTGATGGCCTCACGCCTGCGCAAGACCGACATGCAGATCGTCTCGCTGAGCACACTGGATGCCCGTGGTCGCGTGATCAATACCATTCGCAGCCTGGCCCGCGACCTGGGGCGCAGCGAGGGCGATTCCCGCGTGATCCACGAACTGCCGCTCCAGCGGGACCTGGCCAACATGGCGGGCACCAGCCGTGAAACCATGTCACGCATTCTGGCCCGGCTCGAGGAAGAAGGCTGGCTGCGCAAGGCCAGCGGCGACCTGGTGATCAGCGACTACAAGGCTTTCGAGAAAGAATTCGGTTCCTGA
- a CDS encoding NTP transferase domain-containing protein → MEHCHAVIMAGGIGSRFWPLSRAHLPKQFLPLLGTRSMLEVTVDRLMPLLPAERVWLVTGALHAKRARHLLPELPRHNTLAEPMGRNTAACLGLAAHELLARDSRAVMLVLPADHFIGDQGRFLATLKRAVAAARDGHLVTIGIRPSGPETGYGYIAVGDDLGGGVHQVKRFTEKPDRETALRFLAGGDHLWNSGMFAFGARTLLDALERWLPETAAALASLPCPLRGKAGREALQQVYEGLRSVSVDVAVMEPASAETGRVLVIPGEFAWSDVGTWREILIMSERDSNGNAVRGNGLLIDSHNCLVHGGERVVALVGMEDTIVVDTPDALLVCRSESHQDVRHVIDRLKDSGQHELL, encoded by the coding sequence ATGGAACACTGCCACGCCGTGATCATGGCGGGAGGCATCGGCTCCCGTTTCTGGCCGCTCTCGCGCGCCCATCTGCCCAAGCAATTCCTGCCCCTGCTGGGCACACGCAGCATGCTGGAAGTGACCGTGGACCGACTGATGCCCCTGTTGCCCGCCGAACGGGTCTGGCTCGTCACGGGTGCCCTGCACGCCAAGCGCGCCCGGCACCTGCTGCCCGAGCTGCCCAGACACAACACCCTGGCCGAGCCGATGGGGCGCAACACGGCGGCCTGTCTGGGGCTGGCGGCTCACGAACTGCTGGCCCGCGATTCCCGGGCCGTGATGCTGGTGTTGCCCGCCGACCACTTCATCGGGGACCAGGGACGATTTCTGGCCACCCTGAAGCGTGCCGTGGCGGCCGCCCGCGACGGGCATCTGGTCACCATCGGCATTCGCCCCAGCGGACCGGAAACCGGCTATGGCTACATCGCCGTCGGCGACGACCTGGGGGGTGGAGTGCACCAGGTCAAGCGCTTCACCGAGAAACCGGACCGTGAGACCGCCCTGCGCTTTCTGGCCGGAGGAGACCACCTCTGGAACAGCGGGATGTTCGCCTTCGGGGCCAGAACCCTGCTCGATGCCCTGGAACGCTGGTTGCCCGAGACGGCCGCCGCGCTGGCCAGCCTGCCCTGTCCGCTGCGGGGCAAGGCGGGGCGCGAAGCCCTCCAGCAGGTCTACGAAGGCTTGCGCAGTGTGTCCGTGGATGTGGCCGTGATGGAACCGGCCTCCGCCGAAACAGGGCGCGTGCTCGTGATACCCGGCGAGTTCGCCTGGAGCGATGTGGGCACCTGGCGCGAGATTCTCATCATGAGTGAACGCGACAGCAATGGCAATGCCGTGCGCGGCAACGGCCTGCTGATCGACAGCCACAATTGCCTGGTGCATGGTGGGGAACGGGTCGTGGCCCTGGTGGGCATGGAAGACACCATCGTGGTGGACACCCCCGACGCCCTGCTGGTCTGCCGCAGCGAAAGCCATCAGGATGTGCGCCATGTCATCGACCGCCTCAAGGACAGCGGACAGCATGAACTGCTTTGA